Proteins encoded together in one Marinithermus hydrothermalis DSM 14884 window:
- the murI gene encoding glutamate racemase, with protein sequence MTSPDATLPIGVFDSGVGGLTVLRALRAALPGEDFLYFGDTARVPYGSKPPALVRQFAWEISGFLLRKGVKAIVVACNTASSVALPDLAASLSVPVYGVLEPAVAAALRVEGRVGLIGTETTVQSGAYQARLARAGRAVWARPCPLFVPLVEEGLWEDGVARLVVAHYLKDAPKDLSALILGCTHYPYLKPVIAEVLPGVQLIDSAEVTARVVAEGLEARGLRNPEGAGRVVHFVTGDPGTYRVLANRLGEAAGEVHKVELGEL encoded by the coding sequence ATGACGTCCCCCGATGCAACGCTACCCATCGGCGTGTTCGACTCCGGCGTGGGCGGCCTGACCGTCCTGCGCGCCCTAAGGGCCGCCCTTCCCGGGGAGGACTTCCTATATTTTGGGGATACCGCGCGCGTACCCTACGGCTCCAAACCGCCCGCGCTGGTGCGGCAGTTCGCCTGGGAGATCAGCGGGTTTTTGCTGCGAAAAGGGGTCAAGGCCATCGTCGTGGCCTGCAACACCGCCTCCAGCGTGGCCCTACCGGACCTCGCGGCGAGCCTCTCGGTTCCGGTCTACGGGGTGCTCGAGCCCGCGGTCGCGGCTGCCCTCCGGGTCGAGGGGCGCGTCGGCCTGATCGGCACCGAGACCACCGTACAAAGCGGGGCTTACCAGGCGCGCCTCGCGCGGGCAGGCCGGGCGGTGTGGGCCAGGCCCTGCCCGCTCTTCGTGCCGCTCGTGGAGGAGGGGTTGTGGGAGGACGGGGTGGCGCGGCTGGTCGTGGCGCACTACCTGAAGGACGCGCCAAAGGACCTTTCCGCCCTGATCCTGGGGTGCACCCACTACCCGTACCTAAAACCCGTGATCGCCGAGGTGCTGCCGGGCGTGCAGCTCATCGACTCGGCCGAGGTGACCGCACGCGTGGTGGCGGAAGGGCTCGAGGCCCGAGGCCTCCGGAACCCGGAGGGCGCGGGCCGGGTGGTGCACTTCGTGACGGGCGACCCGGGGACCTACCGGGTGCTGGCGAACCGGTTGGGGGAGGCCGCGGGCGAGGTGCACAAGGTGGAGCTGGGGGAGTTGTGA
- the rph gene encoding ribonuclease PH — MNRKDGRGPLEMRPLVITPNYNAFAEGSALVELGQTRVLATVSITDGVPRHVHPRRSGWLMCEYSLLPRATPTRTQRERFKLGGRTQEVQRFLGRAFRAALDLKALAGKTVIVDADVLQADGGTRVASILGGYAALFLALDRMVRDGTLDDWPLLEFGAVSLGWFGEDRVLLDLTAIEDENAWADLTVVATRDGELIEIHGGGEGRPVPRAVYERMVAAGLEVIPSLVAAVHRAVSKPLS; from the coding sequence ATGAACCGGAAGGATGGGCGGGGCCCGCTGGAGATGCGGCCCCTGGTGATCACGCCGAACTACAACGCTTTCGCCGAGGGTTCAGCCCTGGTGGAGCTGGGCCAGACCCGGGTATTGGCCACGGTGAGCATCACCGACGGGGTGCCGCGGCACGTGCACCCGCGCCGCTCGGGCTGGCTGATGTGCGAGTACAGCCTGTTGCCGCGCGCCACCCCCACGCGCACCCAGCGCGAGCGGTTCAAGCTCGGGGGGCGCACGCAGGAGGTGCAGCGGTTTTTGGGGCGCGCCTTCCGCGCCGCGCTGGACCTCAAGGCCCTGGCGGGCAAGACCGTCATCGTGGACGCGGACGTCCTGCAGGCGGACGGCGGCACGCGCGTCGCCTCGATCCTGGGGGGGTACGCGGCCCTCTTCTTGGCCCTCGACCGCATGGTGCGGGACGGCACCCTGGACGACTGGCCCCTCCTCGAGTTCGGGGCGGTCTCCCTGGGGTGGTTTGGCGAGGACCGCGTGCTGCTCGACCTGACCGCGATCGAGGACGAGAACGCCTGGGCGGACCTCACCGTCGTCGCGACGCGCGACGGGGAGCTGATCGAGATTCACGGGGGCGGGGAGGGGCGGCCGGTGCCGCGCGCCGTGTACGAGCGCATGGTCGCGGCGGGCCTCGAGGTCATCCCGAGCCTGGTGGCCGCGGTGCACCGCGCGGTCTCAAAACCGCTATCCTAG
- a CDS encoding XTP/dITP diphosphatase, with protein sequence MRVLIATSNPGKFQELRQGLEPLGWACVSLLDYPLKMPKEEGATFEDNALLKAAFAAKETGLAALADDSGLEVDALDGEPGVYSARYGGKTTDTERNIYLLERLRGVPPEQRTARFVCVLALAYPDGHVETYRGEVEGRILEAPRGSGGFGYDPLFYLPEAGRTFAEMPPEEKARYSHRGRALRALIEAYKDGPPPREVTELE encoded by the coding sequence ATGCGTGTGCTGATAGCGACCTCAAACCCCGGCAAGTTCCAAGAGCTCCGGCAGGGGCTGGAGCCCCTCGGGTGGGCGTGCGTTTCCCTCCTGGACTACCCCTTGAAGATGCCGAAGGAGGAAGGCGCGACTTTCGAGGACAACGCGCTCCTCAAAGCCGCGTTCGCCGCGAAGGAGACCGGCCTCGCGGCCCTCGCGGACGATTCGGGCCTCGAGGTGGACGCGCTGGACGGCGAGCCGGGGGTGTACTCCGCGCGGTATGGCGGGAAGACCACCGATACCGAGCGGAACATCTACCTTCTGGAGCGGCTGCGGGGCGTGCCGCCGGAGCAGCGCACCGCGCGGTTCGTGTGCGTGCTCGCGCTTGCCTACCCGGACGGGCACGTCGAGACCTACCGCGGGGAGGTCGAGGGCCGGATCCTCGAGGCCCCGCGGGGAAGCGGCGGGTTCGGGTACGACCCGCTCTTTTACCTCCCGGAGGCCGGACGCACCTTCGCTGAGATGCCCCCTGAGGAAAAGGCGCGCTACTCGCATCGGGGGCGCGCGCTGCGCGCGCTCATCGAGGCCTACAAGGACGGCCCCCCACCGCGTGAGGTGACCGAGTTGGAATGA